In the Rhododendron vialii isolate Sample 1 chromosome 2a, ASM3025357v1 genome, CGTTATTTAAACCTTGGCAACAATAACAATACGGTGAAAAATTACCAATAAGGCAATAACAGATAAAATTCAAGACTTTAAATTACTACTAATATCTTATTAGTCGCATATAACCTCAAGTCTGTATCTTTTTACATCAAAGCACATCATAACCATGAGATGAAGCAAAATTTGAGTAATTAATACAATGAAAAAATTACCTTAATAATCCAAATACTATCAATGAATTCCTCAAGAATCCCAGGTCCTTGGTCCCGCGGCGAGTAATCATACCACCACCGCCTCTGCGGGCCAAATTCTTTATCATCGTCGGCATTTGAGTCCCGGCGACGGTACCTGGTCCGTATAACGGGGCGGCGAAAGTGAGGAAagagattagggtttggaggagagagagaggtaatggGGATTGTGAAGGGGCACAGGTGAGATTGGTGAGAGAATGTAAGAACAGAGACCGAAGCAGTGGCACTCCTCATCCTGGCGAGCTCTTTTCAATTATCCTCCGTGCTGAGCTCCCTGTATTTTTaggttcatattttttttttttcataatttttgtttcGATGGTTCGAGTGTCGAGGTCAACTTAAGCTCACCTTGAttatttcacttttcatttaGGGCTGTAAAAGAGTCAAGTCGAGATTTATTAAATTCAAGCTCGACTCATTTAATAAAGGAGCCAAAAACTTGAGGTCGATCTCGACTCGAACATTAATTAGCCAAGCACTTAACGAGTCAAGCGTGAAAATTCTTTGGCTAGccactttcaaaaataaatgttttggTTAGGCATAATTTTTAGAGCCAAGCGTGAAAATTCTTTGGTTAGgcactttcaaaaataaaagaaaatttatagaaatggtccttcTAATTtcatccgagtctcattttcgtcatccaagtatcaattgcaactcttttgacctccaagtttggttttcgtaccaagttggtccaattgataataTTTGTCAGCCAaactagaagaaaaaaaatcagattgagggtagacgttatcaattggaccaacttggtacgaactgcAATGTACAAACTGCGATCAATGTAATTTTTTCTGTCAAATTTGTCTGATAGAAGTTATTAATTTGACCGATTTAGTacgaaaatcaaacttgaaggtcaaaggagttgcaattgatacttggaggacgaaaatgagattcagatgaaactaggaggaccatttctataaatttcccaaaaataaatgttttggTTAAgcataaaattttttttttttttggttctaacAGAAGGGGTGTCGACCAACTTTCACGCACCTCATCACATTTTTCGATCCAGTCAAATGCAGACCATCCACATcagaattaaaaaattacattataGAGGTCCGGGCCAAGCTATACTCAGCTCAAGTAATTTCGCTCTTTGTGCCAATCAAATGCATCATTCACGCTGGgactaaaaattcataaaaatacTCCAATTTTTCAGTAGCATAACCTCAAGTATCCAACATGATCAATTGTGTAGGGAGGTAACTCAACAATCAATCGAACTAACTCCGAGATATATTACGTATGATAAAAATAATAGAATCCATGATATTCAGGTCATgtaaaaatattcataaaaataaataaatggttTAAATTGATTCGGATTCAGCATTATggatctgaaccattcatatACTTTCGTGAATATTTTCATGGTCCAGATGTCATGGATTGCCCCGATCCTCTGGCCATAAATACCCAACGCCGTCACAAAGGATTCTGCTCTCGTTGACACCAAAAAACTGTTTACTGCGAGCCCACGCTTCcgacggagagagagaaggagatgaAGCCGTCGCCGGTGGACTACTTCGCAGAGACGGAGGACCATGGATCGTCGATGGCCATGGACGTTGACGACAGCGAAGCCCTAGAAATGTTCGGAGAAGGCCCGATTTCCTTCGACAACAAAATCGCCGACGCCGACTTCTATAACTCCTTCGAAGACGACTTCGACGACACCGATATCAACTGAACTCTCCACATAGTCCTCTTTCTAGTGTTTTTCGGATGTGAGGTAtacttttcgttttttttttttttccttcaagtttTTACGTATGGTTGTTTTGATGGAACGTACGAGGAATCCATAACCAGATACAATTTGTCGCGTCGATTTTGATGCGAAGCTATGATTGAATTAGCTGTTTGGTTTTTGTCCTTGGGCAAATTTGTGTATCTGTTCTTCATATTGTACtgttaaaacttaaaatgaCTCGCCCTGTTTGTTTGACCGGATATCAGTATCGCATTGGATTGTAtgtcaaatttgattatatatCCTGTTTTTTGGGTAGATGTTGATGATCCGAATTAAACATGCTTTGGTGTTTTCAAGTCGGGTATCGTGTGTATTGTTTTTTCCACTTTAGGAATGGCATCGGGATACGTGTCGCCTACCGTAGGATACATTAACAAAAgctaatatacaattaaaagTTAGTTATACCTAATTTCAATCTTGAAATCTGAGATATCTGtgaaaataagtgttttatTCTATGGAGAATAAGTTTTTaggatgaaaattttcaagtctgCGAAGTGGAGTCTATCACATTGAGACTTTATGGTGCCTTGTTCAAGGGAAGGGGAGAACAACCGTTATCTGATTCATGCAAAACATGATCGAAAtgtgttctttttttaaattcaagCTCCAATGGATTGATTTTTGGGTTTCTGAAAATGGTTTAAATGTCTCCATCATTAGATCGAACGATTTAGAACACGTCTGGTGTTGTTCTTCTTAAAACATGGTATGACTTTCTTCAGTAAGTAGTAAGTAATCATAGGATGCATACTGAATCGGGATACACAAATGTATCGTTGGATACGTCATCATATCGTAGGATTTCTATGCAAAAATGAAATGGGATGCGATGCATATCGTTTTTTGGAAGTGGACGATACATATGGTAAGTCTTTAACAACTATGGCTTCGGTTGTATAATCTCACAGAATTTGATTTCGACAATACTATGGGTTTCTATTGAATAAACAACAATATAAGGTTGGCTATTTGTATGTATAATTGTTCATATAAGGTCGATTAAATGAAGATCAAGACAATATTGTTTTCCTGCCTAGTTGTTTCTTCCCCCATGTTAAAGAATTGATTGATCTTGTAGTATCTTCTGATGTGTGGTAAATGCTTGCCCAAATTGCTACCTGGTATCAAGCATTGTTTGGATACTGATGGTGGTGTGCAGAATCTTGCACCATTTTATTGAGTGTTGGCTACTTAGTACCCATGTTGCTGTGAATAAATGTGGAATGTTTGTCTCCTTTGTGGTCTTTCACTCGTGCTCTTTACAATTCTGTTACTGTTAGGGGAGGCctagcaacaacaaaaaaatatatctgttagggggggggggggttgaatCACCTCAACCAAAGTAAGGGGAACCTTTGATGCAATTGGTAACTTAGAAATGCAGATATTGTTGCATATCTTCGCGTATATTCAGCAACGATATTACTCCCTTTAAGTTACCAAGCATTTGATGCTTCCAGATTTTGTATTTTGGTTCTCTGTTCCTTTTTCCGCGTACGTTTTAAAGAACCCCTGTTGATTGTTATGATTCGATCAAATGGTTCTTTCTTCTTGTGTTTTCTATTGTCTTATATGGTTTACCGAGTTTTTTCGAGTCTGATGAAACAAGATAACAATCTTGACATTTTAAGCATTATTTGTTTCACCGAAATTCATGTGTGATGATGGTCTGGTCAGTCAATCTTTAGTTCACATTGCTCTGCCGGTGATGTAGGGATATGGTAATCACAGCCTTTTGTGTATGCAGCTTAGAAACAGGCCAACTCGTGTTTATAAACACTATGGCTCTGGTGTTTGTCTGGTTTTGGTTTGGAGACTCTTGGTGCTACACCTTGAGGGAAGACTTGGTGTGGTCTATGATATGTTTACTTATTGATTGTTTTGTAATGCGGGTATTTTGGCTCAATTAGGACTTTGTTTCTTGCTTGCATGGTTCTTGAAGGTGTTGTACGTTGTAGCCCAGTTGGCCACCATGGCGGTCTCTTCCTCGGGGTTTAGGTCATTGGTTCCTCTCTTTGATTCTGCATAAGTTGCCGACTGTTAGCCTTGGGTTCAAACTCTTTCTGGTGACGCGTGTGGAGTCAACTGATTGCGTTTATTCGGGACTTGCTTGGTCTAATGTGGTTCTGCCTTGAAAAGGTTCCTTGATAATTAAGCTGCTTTCAGATGTTTCTGTTGTGTAAGCCCGTTTGTTGGGTTGCTTTTGGTGATATAAAAAAAGAGCTGCTTTCCAGCCTATTTGGTCAGAATTCATGTGCCTTATTACCTGGGATTTGAGTCATCCGATAAACGAGCTGAGTTTGACTAATTTCCTTGACAAGCCGAGCCTATAAAACATGCTGAGTTTTGTGAGCCGAGCCCAAGTTTGGCTAATTTACTTGACGAGCCGAGCTTATAAAACATGCCGAGTTTTTGCGAGCCAACTCGAGTGctgagctcggctcgattactaaacgaaccttaacgagccgagtgaCGAGCTGTTTGCGAgcagctcggttcatttgcagcccatgcattcaaaaaaaaaaaaggttgagtACAAGGTTTTTCAAATGCATTAGACTTATTTAgacattaaggctccgtttgtatgaccgtaaaatatttttgtgtaaaatgttttacaccTATTTTCCACTATTTGGTTGCACAAAATAtgagtaaaatgttttacgagtaaaatatttttcctcaatTGAGGTAAAATAACTTACCGGCAAAAACTCCATAAGTTAATTACCGTTTCGATGATCGGCCCTCCGAACCAGCAGAGCAGTTATTAAACCAACCAAATTTGTTCCCCCTCCCTCACATGTCTTCTTTGTGTGGGCCGTGTGGCCCatcatgactctctctctctctctaacgtgtACAATGTACATATTCTTATATACACCCACATATATCCTTTACTAGGGaatatgaattaaaaaaatattccaaatccTCCCATTAATCGATTGGGGTAAATATAATTGCATTGGAAAAGTATCTTACAACCAGGGAAAATGACTGGCAGGTGGAGTACGAAAGACTTAATTGCCACTTTT is a window encoding:
- the LOC131316329 gene encoding small acidic protein 1-like, encoding MKPSPVDYFAETEDHGSSMAMDVDDSEALEMFGEGPISFDNKIADADFYNSFEDDFDDTDIN